One stretch of Oncorhynchus clarkii lewisi isolate Uvic-CL-2024 chromosome 3, UVic_Ocla_1.0, whole genome shotgun sequence DNA includes these proteins:
- the LOC139401826 gene encoding interleukin-1 receptor type 1 isoform X2 has product MDWSQMLQIFFFSLICLTGSSKAVGELCKDYGREFERVFSVPGDAAMLTSTLLAPNVFNYHTVPYNISWYDPRTGRKLTSETGKTLVQGKTLWMFNIEMDDAGDYVCVVRTPSQCYKQATLLIVNQINPEECGRPQNEVEQVLTNTASAFLSCPLSDQIRKVDNYSIQWYKGCERIVEDDPLWDRFTYVSDGQKLLVAQVRPEDHGFYTCTMTFDLEGLSGRISETFVGTVKKEYCLVPKVVEPANKIIKADLGSSFSKMCRVFVLSVGGQCVDLNWIARDDNIPENVSERVFQESQSEWREEEKTAVWIERQLNFLEVEEEDFYIDYTCQTWSDRGYYSASFTLHPTDPNYLLPIGVLLTSLVLMFTVSVVIYHRFKIDIVLSFRRMFPFLYTNTESDGKLYDAYVAYPHLSGSVASGEVEMFALHTLPQVLEGRCGYRLFILGRDSLPGDAVVDAVEESMWASRRLLLVYTGSTFCSGGQSDSSSSDVLETWKSFERQMAMHRALLEGSLKVVLVELEEITPTQLAFFPESVRHLRERQGAVCWWKSSRTRRTRGLRCGRWGEEEVKEKRGSSPSFSSPSLSSSSHFWKELRYYMPVRGKRTKCPEKNSLLNI; this is encoded by the exons ATGGATTGGAGTCAGATGTTGCAGATCTTCTTCTTCTCACTCATCTGTCTCACTGGCAGCTCCAAGGCTGTAGGAG AGCTCTGTAAGGACTATGGACGAGAGTTTGAGCGGGTCTTTTCAGTCCCGGGTGATGCCGCCATGTTGACATCCACCCTGTTGGCCCCCAACGTGTTCAACTATCACACCGTCCCCTATAACATCTCATGGTACGACCCAAGGACTGGGAGAAAGCTGACCAGCGAGACGGGGAAAACATTGGTGCAGGGGAAGACACTGTGGATGTTTAACATTGAGATGGACGATGCTGGAGACTATGTCTGTGTTGTGAG AACTCCCTCCCAGTGCTACAAGCAGGCTACCTTACTGATTGTGAACCAGATCAACCCAGAAGAATGCGGTCGACCACAGAATGAGGTTGAACAGGTCCTGACCAATACAGCCAGCGCTTTCCTGTCCTGCCCATTGAGTGACCAGATCAGGAAAGTGGACAATTACTCCATCCAGTGGTACAAG GGCTGCGAACGCATTGTGGAAGATGACCCATTGTGGGACAGGTTTACCTATGTCAGTGACGGCCAGAAACTCTTAGTAGCTCAGGTCCGCCCTGAAGACCATGGGTTCTACACTTGCACCATGACCTTTGACCTGGAAGGGCTCAGCGGCAGGATTTCAGAGACTTTTGTGGGTACGGTGAAAA AGGAGTATTGCCTTGTCCCCAAAGTGGTTGAACCTGCTAATAAGATCATCAAAGCAGATTTGG GCTCTTCCTTCAGTAAGATGTGTCGGGTGTTTGTGCTGAGTGTGGGGGGACAATGCGTGGACTTGAATTGGATAGCTAGAGATGACAATATTCCCGAAAATGTCTCAGAGCGAGTCTTTCAGGAATCACAAAG CgagtggagagaagaagagaagacgGCTGTGTGGATTGAGCGTCAGTTGAATTTCTTGGAGGTGGAAGAGGAAGACTTTTACATTGACTACACGTGTCAGACCTGGAGCGACAGAGGCTATTATTCAGCCTCCTTCACACTCCACCCTACAG ATCCAAACTACCTGCTCCCTATTGGGGTACTACTGACGAGTCTGGTATTGATGTTTACTGTTAGTGTTGTTATTTACCATCGCTTCAAGATTGACATAGTGCTGTCGTTCAGGAGGATGTTCCCGTTTCTCTACACAAACACAG AGTCTGATGGAAAGCTGTATGATGCATATGTGGcgtatccccatctctctgggaGCGTGGCCAGTGGGGAGGTGGAAATGTTTGCCCTCCACACATTGCCCCAGGTTCTCGAGGGGAGGTGTGGCTACAGGCTCTTTATTCTGGGCCGGGACAGCCTACCAGGGGACG CCGTAGTAGATGCTGTGGAGGAGAGTATGTGGGCCAGCCGGCGTCTCCTCCTTGTCTACACTGGCTCTACGTTCTGCAGTGGAGGTCAgagtgacagcagcagcagcgatgtCCTGGAGACCTGGAAGAGCTTTGAGAGGCAGATGGCTATGCACCGTGCACTGCTGGAGGGTTCCCTTAAGGTGGTTCTGGTGGAGCTGGAAGAGATCACCCCCACACAGCTCGCCTTCTTCCCCGAGTCGGTGCGCCACCTCCGGGAGCGCCAGGGTGCTGTCTGCTGGTGGAAGAGTAGCAGGACTAGGAGGACCAGAGGGTTGAGGTGTGGGAGGTGGGGGGAAGAAGaggtgaaggagaagagagggtctTCGCCCtctttctcctcaccctctctttcctcaTCCTCACACTTCTGGAAGGAACTGAGGTATTATATGCCTGTGAGGGGCAAGAGGACAAAGTGTCCAGAGAAGAACAGTCTGTTGAACATCTGA
- the LOC139401826 gene encoding interleukin-1 receptor type 1 isoform X1, translating to MILFLCVIISLAMDWSQMLQIFFFSLICLTGSSKAVGELCKDYGREFERVFSVPGDAAMLTSTLLAPNVFNYHTVPYNISWYDPRTGRKLTSETGKTLVQGKTLWMFNIEMDDAGDYVCVVRTPSQCYKQATLLIVNQINPEECGRPQNEVEQVLTNTASAFLSCPLSDQIRKVDNYSIQWYKGCERIVEDDPLWDRFTYVSDGQKLLVAQVRPEDHGFYTCTMTFDLEGLSGRISETFVGTVKKEYCLVPKVVEPANKIIKADLGSSFSKMCRVFVLSVGGQCVDLNWIARDDNIPENVSERVFQESQSEWREEEKTAVWIERQLNFLEVEEEDFYIDYTCQTWSDRGYYSASFTLHPTDPNYLLPIGVLLTSLVLMFTVSVVIYHRFKIDIVLSFRRMFPFLYTNTESDGKLYDAYVAYPHLSGSVASGEVEMFALHTLPQVLEGRCGYRLFILGRDSLPGDAVVDAVEESMWASRRLLLVYTGSTFCSGGQSDSSSSDVLETWKSFERQMAMHRALLEGSLKVVLVELEEITPTQLAFFPESVRHLRERQGAVCWWKSSRTRRTRGLRCGRWGEEEVKEKRGSSPSFSSPSLSSSSHFWKELRYYMPVRGKRTKCPEKNSLLNI from the exons ATgatactttttttgtgtgtgatcaTTTCACTTG cTATGGATTGGAGTCAGATGTTGCAGATCTTCTTCTTCTCACTCATCTGTCTCACTGGCAGCTCCAAGGCTGTAGGAG AGCTCTGTAAGGACTATGGACGAGAGTTTGAGCGGGTCTTTTCAGTCCCGGGTGATGCCGCCATGTTGACATCCACCCTGTTGGCCCCCAACGTGTTCAACTATCACACCGTCCCCTATAACATCTCATGGTACGACCCAAGGACTGGGAGAAAGCTGACCAGCGAGACGGGGAAAACATTGGTGCAGGGGAAGACACTGTGGATGTTTAACATTGAGATGGACGATGCTGGAGACTATGTCTGTGTTGTGAG AACTCCCTCCCAGTGCTACAAGCAGGCTACCTTACTGATTGTGAACCAGATCAACCCAGAAGAATGCGGTCGACCACAGAATGAGGTTGAACAGGTCCTGACCAATACAGCCAGCGCTTTCCTGTCCTGCCCATTGAGTGACCAGATCAGGAAAGTGGACAATTACTCCATCCAGTGGTACAAG GGCTGCGAACGCATTGTGGAAGATGACCCATTGTGGGACAGGTTTACCTATGTCAGTGACGGCCAGAAACTCTTAGTAGCTCAGGTCCGCCCTGAAGACCATGGGTTCTACACTTGCACCATGACCTTTGACCTGGAAGGGCTCAGCGGCAGGATTTCAGAGACTTTTGTGGGTACGGTGAAAA AGGAGTATTGCCTTGTCCCCAAAGTGGTTGAACCTGCTAATAAGATCATCAAAGCAGATTTGG GCTCTTCCTTCAGTAAGATGTGTCGGGTGTTTGTGCTGAGTGTGGGGGGACAATGCGTGGACTTGAATTGGATAGCTAGAGATGACAATATTCCCGAAAATGTCTCAGAGCGAGTCTTTCAGGAATCACAAAG CgagtggagagaagaagagaagacgGCTGTGTGGATTGAGCGTCAGTTGAATTTCTTGGAGGTGGAAGAGGAAGACTTTTACATTGACTACACGTGTCAGACCTGGAGCGACAGAGGCTATTATTCAGCCTCCTTCACACTCCACCCTACAG ATCCAAACTACCTGCTCCCTATTGGGGTACTACTGACGAGTCTGGTATTGATGTTTACTGTTAGTGTTGTTATTTACCATCGCTTCAAGATTGACATAGTGCTGTCGTTCAGGAGGATGTTCCCGTTTCTCTACACAAACACAG AGTCTGATGGAAAGCTGTATGATGCATATGTGGcgtatccccatctctctgggaGCGTGGCCAGTGGGGAGGTGGAAATGTTTGCCCTCCACACATTGCCCCAGGTTCTCGAGGGGAGGTGTGGCTACAGGCTCTTTATTCTGGGCCGGGACAGCCTACCAGGGGACG CCGTAGTAGATGCTGTGGAGGAGAGTATGTGGGCCAGCCGGCGTCTCCTCCTTGTCTACACTGGCTCTACGTTCTGCAGTGGAGGTCAgagtgacagcagcagcagcgatgtCCTGGAGACCTGGAAGAGCTTTGAGAGGCAGATGGCTATGCACCGTGCACTGCTGGAGGGTTCCCTTAAGGTGGTTCTGGTGGAGCTGGAAGAGATCACCCCCACACAGCTCGCCTTCTTCCCCGAGTCGGTGCGCCACCTCCGGGAGCGCCAGGGTGCTGTCTGCTGGTGGAAGAGTAGCAGGACTAGGAGGACCAGAGGGTTGAGGTGTGGGAGGTGGGGGGAAGAAGaggtgaaggagaagagagggtctTCGCCCtctttctcctcaccctctctttcctcaTCCTCACACTTCTGGAAGGAACTGAGGTATTATATGCCTGTGAGGGGCAAGAGGACAAAGTGTCCAGAGAAGAACAGTCTGTTGAACATCTGA